In the Artemia franciscana unplaced genomic scaffold, ASM3288406v1 PGA_scaffold_52, whole genome shotgun sequence genome, one interval contains:
- the LOC136041952 gene encoding gastrula zinc finger protein XlCGF17.1-like — MAERNGYAIKQLCMRLIDHTLKLNFFENHCSTSVEKFKAAVKVLFEDTCFTGRDTIDSIYENDPSKQEHGKQFVPGFTSVYLKQETDSDCEPVLASDFHVFSNNDVTEKEDRKQNPCSSLEILPGGDLYKHQKPYEEEKVFGCDICEKTFSQRYQMSNHRRIHTGEKPFKCAMCEKTFTTSSVLSRHRRVIHGGEKRFSCDTCRKGFSSSYNLSKHQKTHTGEKPFVCNICEKSFTFAFSLSSHRRLHTGEKPFECEKCNRSFHSASSLSKHRKTHSGKKPFECDMCEKTFTFRFSLSSHRRIHTGEKPFECDMCKKSFSTSSSLSLHRKIHTGEKPFQCEVCKKCFPSSSNLSKHQKTHTREKLTL, encoded by the exons GCATGCGTTTGATTGACCATACATTAAAATTGAACTTCTTCGAAAATCATTGTTCGACATCTGTCGAAAAATTTAAAGCTGCTGTCAAAGTGTTGTTTGAAGACACGTGTTTCACTGgcc gtgaTACTATTGATTCAATCTATGAAAATGACCCGTCCAAACAAGAACACGGAAAACAGTTTGTTCCTGGCTTTACAAGTGTATATCTTAAGCAAGAAACCGATTCAGATTGTGAACCTGTGCTGGCTAGTGACTTCCATGTATTTTCTAACAATGATGTCACTGAAAAGGAGGACCGTAAACAAAATCCATGTAGTTCATTAGAAATATTACCCGGAGGAGATCTATATAAACATCAAAAACcttatgaagaagaaaaagtttttgggTGTGATATATGTGAGAAAACATTCTCACAAAGATACCAAATGTCGAATCATAGAAGAATTCATACTGGAGAGAAACCTTTCAAATGTGCTATGTGTGAGAAAACATTTACCACCAGCTCAGTGTTATCGCGTCATCGAAGAGTTATTCATGGAGGGGAAAAACGTTTCAGCTGTGACACATGTAGAAAAGGCTTCTCTTCTAGTTATAATTTGTCTAAACATCAAAAAACTCATACTGGTGAAAAGCCTTTTGTTTGTAATAtatgtgaaaaaagttttacttttgcaTTCAGTTTGTCTTCACATCGAAGACTTCACACAGGTGAGAAACCTTTTGAATGTGAAAAATGTAATAGAAGTTTTCATTCTGCTTCCAGTTTATCAAAACACCGAAAAACTCATAGTGGAAAAAAACCCTTTGAGTGTGATATGtgtgaaaaaactttcactTTTAGATTCAGTTTGTCGTCACATCGAAGAATTCACACTGGGGAGAAACCTTTTGAATGTGATATGTgcaagaaaagtttttctactagTTCCAGCTTGTCCCTACATAGAAAAATACATACTGGGGAAAAACCCTTCCAATGTGAGGTTTGTAAGAAATGTTTCCCCTCTAGCTCTAATttatcaaaacatcaaaaaaccCATACAAGGGAAAAACTCACACTTTGA